The genomic DNA GAGAAAATCATATCTTGCGTAACTGAGATAGGATATCTGCATAGAGGCTTTGAAAAAGCCTGTGAAAACCATAGCTATGCTCAGATCATTCCATATACAGATAGGTTAAATTACTGTTCTGCTATGTTAAATAACGTAGGATATGCAAAAGCAGTTGAAGAAGCTCTTGGTTTAAATTTACCAGATAGAGGAATTTTTATGAGAGTTATTTTGGGCGAACTTGCTAGGATAATAGATCATGAAGTCTGTCTTGGCGCTATGTTTGTCGATATGGGAGGGCTTACAAACTACTGGTATCTTTATAATCCTAGAGAGAGGATTTATAACTTTTTATCTAAACTGACAGGCGCTAGATTTACAAATTCATTTGCGAGGATCGGCGGCATGGCAAATGATTTTTACGATGGCTGGAAAGAAGAGCTTTTGGCGCATTTAAAAGATGTAGAAAAAGGCGTTGATGATACTATGGTTTTAATAGAAAAAAATCGTATATTTTTAGATAGAGTACAAAATATATGCAAAATAAACGCTAATGACGCATTGAGTTATGGTTTTAGCGGTCCAAATTTAAGGGCTAGTGGTGTGAGCTTTGATCTTAGAAAAGATAAGCCGTATTATTACTATGATAGTTTTGATTTTAGCGTTCCAGTAGGAAGCGAAGGCGATATATACGATAGAATGTTTGTGAGATTTTTTGAGATGAGAGAGTCTATATCTATCATAAGGCAAGCTATAAAATTAATACCAGAAGGCAAAATAAGCGTAGATGATAAAGATGTATTTTTACCATCAAAAGATCAAGTATATTCAAATATCGAATCACTCATCAACCATTTTAAACTAATTTTTGATGGAATTAAACTTCCAAACGGACATTTTTATAGTGCTAGTGAAGGAGCTAACGGTGAGCTTGGATTTTTTATATTTAGTAATTCAGAGCCTAATCCTTACCGAGTAAAACTTAGACCACCGTGTTTTTATGCGTTAAATGCATTTTCTAGTATGGTACAAGGATCTCTTATAGCAGATAGCATATTAAACTTGGGAAGTCTAAACATCATAGCAGGGGAGCTAGATAGATGAAATTCGAATTTACTCATGAGCAATTATCGGCTCTAAACGAGCTTAAGAAAAAAGTAGATGATGATAGAGCGCTTGTTCTTCCGTCTCTTTGGATGGTGCAAAGAGCGCAAGGATTTATAGACGCTAAGGATGTTTTATATCTAGAAAAAACACTTGGTATAAGAAGTATGTTCTACGCTGAAGCGATCGGTTTTTATTCTATGTTTAATCAAAAATCGAAAGGAAAATTTGAACTCAAGTTTTGCAAAACTATAACATGTAAGCTAAGAGGCAGTGACGAACTTATCAAATTTACACAAGATATTCTTGGTATAAAAATGGGTGAAACTTCTAGCGACGGACTTTTTAGCCTTGGCGAAACCGAATGCCTTGGATACTGTGAAAAAGCGCCTTGTATGCTTTGCAACCTTGAACAAATCGACTCTTTAGACGAAAATTCCATAACAAATTTGATAGAAAAAATAAGGAAAGAAAATGCAAGTAGTTAGTTCTAGATTTTCTATCAAAAACGGCTATAAAATAGATGTTGCAAAAGCTAATGGAGCTTATTTAAATTTAGAAAATATCTTGAAAATGGATAGAAATTCAATAGTAGAAGCAGTAGATAAAAGTGGATTAAGAGGCAAAGGCGGCGGCGGCGGCTCATGTGGAACTAAGTGGAAAAATATGCTTGCTTGGGAAAGCGATAAGCGTTATTTGGTAGTAAATGGCGATGAGAGCGAGCCTGGAACTTGCAAAGACAAGTATATTTTAAATTTAGATCCGCATTTGCTTATAGAAGGAGTTATCATATCATCTTACGCACTAGGAGCTAAGAGAGCTTATGTTTATATACGAGGTGAATACGAAAGAGAGTTTATAACTCTTACAAATGCGATAAAAGAGGCCGCTAACGAGCTTGGAGACTTAGAAATAATAGTTTATAAAGGAGCCGGAGCTTATATTTGTGGTGAAAAAACAGCTTTATTAGAGTCTATAGAAGGTAAAAGAGGTCACCCAAGATTAAAACCGCATAATAAAGCCGAGCCGGACTTTTTGTTTGGTTGCGCATGTGTGGTAAATAATGTAGAAACTATAGCTAGCATTCCTTTTATAGTGAAAAACGGCTGGGAAGCATATAGATCTGTCGGTACTGAAAAAAGCCCCGGAACTCTTTTATTTGCAGTATCTGGATGTGTTAATACTCCTTGCGTAAAAGAGATGCCTTTTGGCACGAAAATGATAGATTTTATAAATGATTTTGGCGGTGGAGTATGGAAAAATAGAGAGTTAAAAGCAGTTATCCCCGGAGGCTCAAGTGCCGCAGTTTTGACAAAAGACGAAGTGCTAAAAGCTACTCTTGATTATGAAAGTTTAAAGGAATTTAAAAGCGCATTGGGCACCGGTGGAATGATGGTGTTTGATGATACTATTAGTATGCCAGAAGTGCTTTTAAATTTGCTTGAGTTTTATACAGAAGAGAGCTGTGGACAATGCACGCCTTGTCGTGAAGGCTGTGGTTGGGCTTTGAGAGTTGTAAAAAAGATAGTAGAAGGCGAAGGCTCTTTAAGAGACTTAGATACGCTAAAAGATATATCATATATGCTTGATGGAAAGACTATTTGCGTCTTTGCTCCGGCTGTAAAGGATGTAATTATGGGATTTATCACTAAATTCGAAAACGAATTTGTAGCGCTATGTAAGGAAACTAAGTGATGGTTAATATAGTTGTCGATGGAGAGACATTTAGTGTAGATAAAAACGGTAACTTAATCACCGAGCTAAAGAAGCATAATATTGAAATTCCGCATTTTTGTTATCATGAAGCGCTTGGCGTGAGTGGAAATTGTAGGATGTGCCTCATAGAAGTAGTAGGTCAAAAACGCCCTCAAATAGCTTGCAATACTCCTATTAGCGAAGGAATGGAGATAAAAATAAACAGCGAGCTTACTAGAAAAGTTCAAAAAGGCATTTTAGAGCTTGAGTTTATAAATCATCCAATAGACTGCCCAGTGTGTGATCAAGCCGGCGAATGTTCGCTTCAAGAGTATTATATGTGCTATGATAAAGGCGATTCAAGAGTTAGTCTTGCCCAAAAGGTGCGAAAACCTAAAAAAGAGGATTTTGGATCAAATGTCATCCATGACGCCGAACGCTGCGTACTTTGTAGACGTTGTGTGAGATTTACAGAAATTTGCACAAAGACTTACGAGCTTGGAGTAGGAAATAGAGGTGAGCATAGCGAAATAATTTTATTTAACGATGAAAAAATAAACAATCCATATGCCGGAAATATCGTAGATGTTTGTCCTGTGGGTGCTATGACTTCAGCTGATTTCCGTTTTAAAAAAAGAGTTTGGCACCTAAAGAGTTCTCCTTCTATATGTCAAGGTTGTGAGAGAGGCTGTGCCATTTGGGTAGATAGCAGTCAAGATAAGTATGAATATAATAAAATTTATCGCTTTAGACCGCGAGTCGATAACTCAGTAAACGGTCATTTTATCTGCGATTTTGGTCGTTATAGTTATAAAAATGAGCAGATTATAGTCCAAGAAAATAGTAATGAGCTTATTTTAAATTTAAAAAATGATTTAGACAAGACCAGCGGCAAATTTGATATTTTGATCACCTCGTCTTTATCTCTTGAAGAGATGTTTTGTGTTATAAATTTTGCTAAAGAGTATAACGCTAGGATCTATGGTTGGGATAATTTTAGAGATGAGAGTTTTTGCGATAGTGAGGGTTTGATGCTTCGCTATCCAAATAAAACAGCAAATAAACAAGGTTTGGATTATTTTTATAATAAATCTTATATATCAAAAGATATATCTGATATTAGAGATAGAGTTATCGTTTTTCATTTAGGCGGCGAGTTGGATTTTTTAAATTTAAAAGATAAAAACATAACTTTCATAGGATCTTGCAATAGTGCTGATATAGTTTGCGCTAGTGCGTATCATAGAGACGGGCACAGTGTTAATGTTGATAATAAATTAAGATTTAGTAAGGCGGCATTTTTAAATTTATCGCCTAGTATAGAACAGATTATACAAACATTATCTCGAAATAGTTATAAATTTGATAAAGATATTTTAAAGGCGTTTGAATGAATGAGCTTGTTTTGACCATTTTTAGGATTGTTTTCATACTTTCGTTTATACTTTTGCTCATACCGATTTTGGTCTTACTCGAGCGTAAAATTTCAGCCTTTATCCAAGATCGTCCCGGACCAAATAGGGCAAATATCGCAGGTATTAGGTTGGGCGGTATTATACAAGCTCTAGCCGACGCTCTTAAGCTCGCTGTAAAAGAGGATTTTACTCCATCTAGTATTCGTTCTAAGTTTTTATTTACTATAGCGCCTATGATACTATTTCTTATGAGTACGCTTACTATAGCAGTTATTCCATTTTCAGATTATTTTACTATCGATGGCGTTAAACATCTTATGCAAGGAATTCCTTTTGATGGCGGAATGTTATGGTATCTTGGAGTAGCGTCGCTTAGTATTTATGGTATTATGCTTGCCGGGTACGCTTCAAATAATAAATATTCACTTTTAGGTTCGCTTAGAGCAGCTTCTGGAGCTATTAGCTATGAGATTCCGCTTGGACTTGCTGTTGTTAGTATGATTTTGACTTACGACTCTATAAATTTAAATGATTTTGTTTTGCAACAACAAGGCTCGTTTTTAGGTTTGCCATCATGGGGGATATTTATCCAGCCTTTGGCTGCTATTATATTTATAATATGTGCATTTGCAGAGACAAACAGAGCTCCGTTTGATCTTGCAGAAGGAGAAAGCGAGATAGTTGCTGGTTATCACTTAGAGTATAGTGCAATGAGTTTTGCAATGTTTTTTATGGCTGAATATATAGCAATGACGGCTATGAGTGCTCTTATAATTACTATATTTTTTGGCGGATATTCGCTTCCTTATCTTAGCACCGCAGATCTTGTAAACAACTATAAAATAGTACTTTTAAGCATAGTATTTATTATCACTATTTTAGGTTTTATCTTTGTGTTATGGATAAATAAAAATAATGTTACAAGATATAAAGTCACAAACGACTTTAGAAAAAAAGAGAATAAATTTTACAAAATTTGTACGTTTATAGTAGTCGCTATCACAGATGTTATCTGTTTTTACCTATATTTTACAGGCTTGCAAAGCCTTGGTCAGGAAATTTTAGTAACTATACTTTATCTAACTATATTTGCTTTAAAAACATTTGTTATGCTTTTTGTGTTTATCTGGGTACGCTGGACTGTGCCAAGATTTAGATATGATCAAATTCAAAGACTCGGCTGGGAAAAGCTCATGCCTTTAGCGATATTTAATATCATAATAACAGCAATGGTGGTGGTATATGGCAATTAAAACAAAAACTATACGCAGAAAAAAAATACCGTTTTTACAAAGAATTTATCTACCTTTTATATTTGCGGGTATGGCTAGAACATTTAGGCATTTTTTTAGGAATTTAAAAGATAGCTCAAATATCGATTTTTTAGAGTATCCAGAACAAAAACCAACTGATATAACAAATCGCTACAGAGGTCTTCACAGGCTTACTAAAAACGAAAAAGGCGATCTAAAATGTGTGGCGTGTGATATGTGTGCTACCGCATGCCCGGCAAATTGCATTTTTATCACTGCTACTGAGATAGAAGGTAGCAAAGAAAAAGCGCCTTCTAAATTTACTATAGATCTGCTTGAATGTGTGTTTTGCGGACTTTGCGTAGAGGCGTGTCCAAAAGACGCTATCAGGATGGATACTGGTATCTTTACTAAAGTAGGCAACACCAGAGAATCGTTTTTAGCCGATATAAAAACTTTATCACAAAGAGAAGAGGGGAGCTTTTGATGGAACTTTTTTTATTTATAAATTTCTCTTTATTCGCCATTTTAGGAAGCTTAGGTCTTATTTTATTTAAAGCTCCTATTCATGGGGCTTTGAGCCTTATAGTTACTTTAGTTTCTATAGCCGGTTTATATCTTTTACTGTTTGCTAAGACTCTATTTTTAATTCAAATTGTAGTATATGCCGGAGCTATCATGGTGCTAAGTGTTTTTGTAATGATGTTTTTTAATATCAAAAGCGACACTTTGTTCGTAAAGCTTAAACCAAAATCTTTTTTTATTATTATTCCTCCTACTGTTATATTTGCGATTTTGCTAGATGAGATTTGGAAATTACCAAGTGATTTTGGAATTGCACCGCTTGATTTTGGAGAAATAAAACCGCTTGGATTTTATCTATTTACAAATTGGGGTTTGAGCTTTGAGGCGATATCTTTGCTTTTGACAGCCGCATTAATCGGTGTGGTGGCTATTTTAAAAGGCAAAAACAATGCTTGATTTTTATATATTAGTGGCTTTGATCCTATTTTTTATCGGCGTTTTAGGAGTTATTCTTAGAAAAAATATCTTTACTATATTTATGTCAGTAGAGCTTATGTTGAACGCTACGGCGCTGATATTTGCTACCTTTGCTAGACAAAGTCTAAATTTAGACGGACAAGTAATAGTTATGCTAATAATCGCTATAGCTGCAGCTGAAGCTAGTTTCGGTTTGGCTCTTATAGTGCTTTTATACAAGAAAAAGCAGAGTTTAAACATAGATATTTTTGATGAGTTAAAGGATAGAGATGTTAGTTAGCATTGTAGTTTTAGCGCCTATTATAGGCAGTATTTTACTAGGTTTGACTTATTTAGCTAGAAATACTCTTAAGATATCGCAGCTTGGTTTTGCATTTTTAGGTATGGCAGCTCCTATTACTAGCTTTGTTTGTATGACGATTTTGTTTTTAAATTCGCAAATAGAACCGATTAATTTAAATATGTTTGGTTGGATAGAAGCCGGTATATTTAAAATAGATGTCGGGTTTTATCTTGATCATTTAAGCCTTTTAATGGGTCTGTTTGTAACTTTTTTAGGTATGCTGATACATCTGTATTCTATCGGATATATGGATAAAGATATCGGTTTTGGCAAGTTTTTTTGTTATATGAATTTATTTTTAGGCAGTATGCTCATACTTGTACTTGCAAATAATCCGGTTCTGATGTTTGTCGGCTGGGAAGGAGTGGGAGCTTGTTCATATCTACTTATATCGTTTTACTTTAGCTCTAAAGACAATGTAAAAGCCGGAAATAAAGCATTTATACTAAACAGAATCGGTGATTTTGGCTTTGTTATAGGTCTTGTTAGTTTGTATCTTGCTACTTCTCCATATGGTTTTAATTATGAAATATTAGCTAAAAGCGCACCTCTTATACCTTCAAATTTGGCCATTTTTATAGCGTTTTGTTTTATATGCGGAGCGCTTGCTAAATCAGCGCAAATACCGCTTTACACGTGGCTTCCTGATGCTATGGCCGGCCCGACTCCTATTTCTGCTTTGATACATGCAGCCACTATGGTAACAGCGGGTGTTTATATGGTTGTTAGATTTGGATTTTTATATGAACACTTAAATTTCGTTCTAGAAATACTTGCGATAATCGGTGTAGCAAGTGCGCTTTTTGCGGCTATAATTGCTGTAAAAGCTACAGATATCAAAAAAATCCTAGCCTACTCTACTATGAGTCAGCTTGGATATATGTTTGCCGGACTTAGTTTTAGTTCTCAAGCAGCTTTATATCATCTTTTTACGCATGGATTTTTTAAAGCGCTTCTGTTTTTGGGTGCCGGATCTGTGATAATAGCCTTGCATCACGAACAAAATATATTTAAAATGGGCTCTTTACATAAAAATAAAGTACTCTTTTATCCTATGTTATTTGGGTCGCTTGCCATAAGCGGAGTGTTTCCTTTCGCAGGATTTTTCTCAAAAGACGCACTTATATTAGGAGCGTTTTTAAGCGGTCATTATTTTATATCTGGAGTTTTGCTATTTACAGCAGGACTTACCTCTTATTATATTTTTAGGCTATTTTTTCTAGTTTTTTATTCTCAAAATGAAGCGCCTAAACAGCATAAACTCCCATTTACTATGAGTTTTGTAAATGTAATACTCGCTATATTTTCTCTTATAGGAGGAGGTATGGCTATGTTTTTAAGCTTAGAGCATGTTAGTTTATCAGTAGAGATAATAGCCGGAGTTGTTAGCTTATTCATTTCATTTTTAGGAATTTTTATAGCCTACAAAAAGTTCTATAATTACAAAAATTGTGAAGAGCAAACTTGTTGTTTTGAGAATTTGGTTATAAATAAATTCTATGTTGATGAAATTTATGACTTTGTTTTTGTGCGTAGCTTTGCAAGTTTAAGTAAATTTGTAAGAGAAGTTTTAGACGCAAAGATTTTTTATCCATTTGTTTTAGGAACCGCTAGAATGTTTAAGTTTAGCGGTTTTGTATATTCTAAATTTACACAAAACGGACTTGCTGGCTCTTACGCGTTTTATATGTTAGCTTTTATCTGCATTTTTATCCTTTATATAAAGGTTAGTTTATGACTGGTTTTTCACATATTTTAAGTTTGATTATATTTTTACCGTTTATTGTTGGAGTTTTGATAGCTCTGTTTTTTAATGATAAAGCAGGTAAGTTGACGGCTTTTGTTGTTAGTATTGTAGTGGCTGTTTTAGGGCTAGTTTTATTTTTTAAATTTGATCCGAATGCCGGTATGCAGTTTGTCGATAGTATATCTTTAGTGCCGAAATACGGCATTAGTTACTTAGTCGGTGTAGATGGAATAAATTTATATATCTTACTTATCATTACTTCTGCATTTCCACCTCTGTTTTTTATTTTAAAAAACAGAAAAAAAGGTTACTGGGCAAATATGCTTTTTATGCAAAGTGGGTTTTTGTCTGTTGTTTCATCGCTCGATCTCGTATATTTTTATGCCGGCTGGGAGATGATGCTCATACCTATATTTATTATGGTCGGAATTTACGGAAAGGATTCAGGAAGAGCCGGAGCTCTTATGGATATGATGTATTACGCGATATTTGGTTCCATGATTATGCTCGGAGCCATCATATATATCGGAGCTGCTCATTATTATGAATTTGGATTTTTTAGCTTTAGACTTGAAGATCTGATTAAAGTAAGTTTAAACTCGGATTTGCAGACTGTTTTATTTTTCTGCTTTATGTTGGCTTTTGTTATAAAGCTGCCTTTGTTTCCATTTCATCTTTGGATGAGCAATGCTTATACAAAATCGCTTACGACTGCTACTTTTATGCTTTCTGTTATCGCTTCAAAAGTAGCTGTTTTTGCGATATTGCGTTTTGTTTTGCCTTTATTTCCGGTGTCTTTTGTAAATTATTCTACATGGTTTATATCTCTTGGGCTATTTTCTATGTTATATTTTGGTATAGCGGCTATCAAGGTGAAAGATTTTAAAACTTTGCTTGCATATGCTTCGGCGTCTCATTTAGGACTTATAATAGCCGGAGTATTTGCCCTAGATGTAGAAGCTATGACCGGATCTATGTATCAAGTCGTGGCGCATGCTATTACTAGCGGAATTATGTTCTTGTTAGTCGGTATGATAAGTGAGCAGCTAGGAACTAGAAAGATAAGCAAGTTAGGCGGACTTGCTATAAAGGCGCCTGTTTTTGCTACTATTTTTGCTATCGCAATGATATCTAGCGTTGGATTACCTGCTACTGTTGGTTTTGTAGGCGAACTTTTGATTATATTTGGACTATTTAAGGCTAATTTAATTTATGGTATTTTCGGTACGACTTCTATAGTAATAGGAGCTATTTATATGTTTATAGTCTATAGAAAAGCTATTTTACAAAATACGAATGAGCTTACGGCTAAATTTAAAGATCTAAGAAAGCGTGAAATTTTGGCATTTTTAGTAGCTGTTGCTATGATATTTATCATGGGAATTTATCCAAAACCTTTTATAAAGCAGATAGAACCTACTATGAATGAGCATTATGAAAGTTATATAAAACCAAATTTAGGAGCCAAAAAATGATAGCGCTATTACCTTTTATTCTCTCTTTGGCGGCTACGTTTATAAATATATTTTTATGCGTCACTAATATATCAAAAAGATATTCTATAAATTTAAATATCTTATTTTGGGTTATAATTTTTATATCTTTTTTTATTGTTCGTTCTAATTTTTCAAATGACTTTTTGATGGATTTTGCTACCCCGTTTATATCGCTTGATGAGTTTTCATTCTGTTTTGGCGTAGTTTTGTCTGCTCTTATGATAATTTTTTTAATTTCTAGTTTTTATAGCGATGACGAAAAATTCTACAAACAAGAGATGTTTGCACTCGCATCTTTAGCTAGTTTTGGCTTGTTGGCTATGAGTCTTAGCGTGGAACTGATACTTACTCTTATATTTTTAGAAGTAGCGTCTATAAGCATTTATGCTATGATAGCCATGAATAGCATTGAATACAAAAGCGTTGAAGCTGCGTTTAAGTACTTTTTATTATCATCATTTATGAGTGCATTTTATCTGCTTGGGGCGGCTTTTGTATTTGGAGTGGCTGGATCTACAAAATACTCTTTTATAGCAACTGGATTGAATAGCGATTTTTTAAGTATTATAGGGATGATTTTGGTGCTTTCTATGATGTTTTTCAAGATAGCGATTTTTGGATTTTATAGATGGAGCATAGATGTGTATTATGGCTCAAATTTAAATATAGCAGGTTTTTTAGCGTCTGCTTTTAAACTTGCTAGTTTTGCCATTTTGATCAAGCTTTGCTTTTTATATCCGGGTAATAATATAGAAATTTTACAAGGCATCTTTGCTATTTTAGCAATTTTAAGTATGTTTGCTGGGAATTTGCTATCTCTTAAAGAGACAAACGTTAAAAAGATACTAATTGCCGCTGGAATAGTGCATTCAGGGTATATTTTTATAAATTTATCCTCTGTTGGTGCTTCTGTTTCCATATATCCAGCTATTTTTTATCTATCTACATATACTATAGTAGTTGGTTTTTCATTTGCTATTTTAAACGGACTTTTTGGAGACAGAGAGATAAAAATATCTGATTTAAACGGACTTTATAAAGTACGTCCTACCGAAGCTTTTGCTCTTACTGTAATTTGTTTGTCTTTTATCGGTTTCCCTTATAGTGTCGGATTTTTGGGTAAATTGTTTATATTTTCTAGCGCCGTAGAAAGCGGTAAGACTTATTTGGCTATTTTTGGTATAATTAATACTATATTTTCTGTATATTATTACCTAAAGATTATCATCAGCATATACTTTAGCGAGAATAAAACTGCTCTGTCTTGCGCAGATAGTAAGAAATTTGGTTTAAAACTACTTGCTTTGAGTTCTATTTTATTTATAATTTTAGAGGGAAGCGGTATATTTTCTATAATATCTTTTTTAAATTTATTTATCAGATGAGCTTATTTTTAGTATTAAATTTAACTAAATTTATACTTCAGATAGTACGATAAATAGATGTTTTACAGACAATATATATTTAGTTTGAAATTTAAAAACTAAATATATATTTAATAATATTTAGCTTATTTAGATAACAATTTTCATTTATATATAGTTTTATCTAAATTTAAGTTTATAAGTCGCATAATTACGGTAATATTTTTATAAAAAGGATAATAATGAAAGCTAAATTTCTAGCAGCGTCTGCAATCTTAACTCTATTTTGTACAAGTTCGTTTGCACATTTTGGAGTAGTGATCCCTTCTAGCTCGACCGTAAATGATGAAAAAGAAGCGAAAATGAGTATAACTTATAGATTTACTCATCCGTTTGAACAGATGATGATGAATATGGAAAAACCGGTTGAAACAGGAGTATTTGTAGATGGGAAGAAAAATCCAATATCAAATTTAACCGAGAAAAAAGATGGTAAAATGAGTTATTATACTGCAAATTACGAAGTAAAAAATCCCGGAATGTATCAATTTTATGTTGATCCAAAGCCGTATTTCGAAGCGGCTGAAGATAAGTTTATAAGACATATTACAAAAACAGTTGTAAATGCTTACGGATTTGGCGAGGGCTGGGATAGTCCTATTGGCTTAAAAGCCGAAATAGTACCTATTAGTAGACCTTATGGATTATATAAAGGAAATCTGTTTTCAGGAATAGTTTTATATAAAGGAGAAAGAGCCAAAAATGTCATGGTTGAGGTTGAATACTACAACACGAAAGGCTTAAAGGCACCTTCTGAGGATTTTATCACACAAGAAGTAAAAACAAATGAGCTTGGAGAATTTAGTTTTGCTATGCCTCTTGCTGGCTGGTGGGGATTTTCAGCTTTAATAGATGATGATGAGACTATTAAAAAAGACGGTAAAACTTATCCGGTTGAACTTGGCAGTGTTATTTGGGTCGAAACTAAAGAGTATTAGATGCATATCAGCGAAGGAGTATTAAAACCAGAGATCATAGTTCCAGCAGCTGTGATAGGGGGTATTTGGATAGCGTATCTACTATATAAATTGAAGTTTAATGATATTCCTAAGATAGCTTGTATGAGCGCTATGTTTTTCATAGCGTCTTTTATACACATTCCGATTGGTCCGACTTCAATTCACTTAATTTTGAGCGGTTTGATCGGGGCTTTCTTAGGATTCAATGCAGGTTTGGCGATATTTGCAGCTTTACTTTTACAAGCTTTGTTATTTGGATATGGCGGTATAACCGTGTTAGGAGTAAATCTTTTGATGATAGCGTCTCCCGCCGTACTTGGATTTTATTTTTTAAAACTTTCATTCAAAAAATTTAGAGTTTTAAATTGGTTTTTAGTCGGATTTGTGCCTATTTTCGTATCATCTTTGATTTTAAGCTTAGTTTTGGCATTAAACGGAAATGAGTTTTTGCCGGTTGCGACTTTGGCTTTTGTTTCGAATTTAGCTCTTATGGCGATAGAAGGAGTTATATCTCTGTTTGGAATATCTTTTATTTATAAAGTAAATAAGGACTTATTAAAATGATAAAATTTATGCTAATAATCTGCGCGGCAGTAGCTTTAAATGCTCACTCACTAAAAGTGTTTGCTAAAGAAGAAAACGGTTTTGTTTTAATCAAAAGCTATTTTTATGGTAATTCGCCTTGTAAAGAGTGTAAGGTCGAGCTCATAAAAGATAACAAAATTCTAAGCACTGTAAAAACGGATTCAAAAGGCGAAGCTAGAGCAAAAATAGTAGCGAGCGAGTTTGATATATTAGTAGACGGCGGACTTGCGCACGAAAAAAGAGTAAGCTTCAAGGCCGAAAATCCGCTTCCGATAGATACTGATGATAGTACAATGATGTATGTGTTTAAATTTATAGCCGGATTTGCGGCTATCGCAATTATATTTGGCTGTTTGTATATTATAAAAAGAAGGCAGGTTGCTTGCAGCTAAATTTATCTTTTGGCTTGGTTTGCCTTGTACTTTTTAGCTTTAAGGTAGCGCTTAGTAGTAGTATCGACGCTGCTTTTTTTCTACCTGCTCTTCTATTGTTATTTATTAGATTTAACACTATTTTTATTATAATTAAAAAGATGCTGTTTTTAAATTTATTTATATTTTTAATGGCTCTAAGCG from Campylobacter fetus subsp. fetus includes the following:
- a CDS encoding NAD(P)H-dependent oxidoreductase subunit E, which gives rise to MKFEFTHEQLSALNELKKKVDDDRALVLPSLWMVQRAQGFIDAKDVLYLEKTLGIRSMFYAEAIGFYSMFNQKSKGKFELKFCKTITCKLRGSDELIKFTQDILGIKMGETSSDGLFSLGETECLGYCEKAPCMLCNLEQIDSLDENSITNLIEKIRKENASS
- a CDS encoding complex I subunit 1/NuoH family protein, whose amino-acid sequence is MNELVLTIFRIVFILSFILLLIPILVLLERKISAFIQDRPGPNRANIAGIRLGGIIQALADALKLAVKEDFTPSSIRSKFLFTIAPMILFLMSTLTIAVIPFSDYFTIDGVKHLMQGIPFDGGMLWYLGVASLSIYGIMLAGYASNNKYSLLGSLRAASGAISYEIPLGLAVVSMILTYDSINLNDFVLQQQGSFLGLPSWGIFIQPLAAIIFIICAFAETNRAPFDLAEGESEIVAGYHLEYSAMSFAMFFMAEYIAMTAMSALIITIFFGGYSLPYLSTADLVNNYKIVLLSIVFIITILGFIFVLWINKNNVTRYKVTNDFRKKENKFYKICTFIVVAITDVICFYLYFTGLQSLGQEILVTILYLTIFALKTFVMLFVFIWVRWTVPRFRYDQIQRLGWEKLMPLAIFNIIITAMVVVYGN
- a CDS encoding 2Fe-2S iron-sulfur cluster-binding protein, with product MVNIVVDGETFSVDKNGNLITELKKHNIEIPHFCYHEALGVSGNCRMCLIEVVGQKRPQIACNTPISEGMEIKINSELTRKVQKGILELEFINHPIDCPVCDQAGECSLQEYYMCYDKGDSRVSLAQKVRKPKKEDFGSNVIHDAERCVLCRRCVRFTEICTKTYELGVGNRGEHSEIILFNDEKINNPYAGNIVDVCPVGAMTSADFRFKKRVWHLKSSPSICQGCERGCAIWVDSSQDKYEYNKIYRFRPRVDNSVNGHFICDFGRYSYKNEQIIVQENSNELILNLKNDLDKTSGKFDILITSSLSLEEMFCVINFAKEYNARIYGWDNFRDESFCDSEGLMLRYPNKTANKQGLDYFYNKSYISKDISDIRDRVIVFHLGGELDFLNLKDKNITFIGSCNSADIVCASAYHRDGHSVNVDNKLRFSKAAFLNLSPSIEQIIQTLSRNSYKFDKDILKAFE
- the nuoF gene encoding NADH-quinone oxidoreductase subunit NuoF, whose translation is MQVVSSRFSIKNGYKIDVAKANGAYLNLENILKMDRNSIVEAVDKSGLRGKGGGGGSCGTKWKNMLAWESDKRYLVVNGDESEPGTCKDKYILNLDPHLLIEGVIISSYALGAKRAYVYIRGEYEREFITLTNAIKEAANELGDLEIIVYKGAGAYICGEKTALLESIEGKRGHPRLKPHNKAEPDFLFGCACVVNNVETIASIPFIVKNGWEAYRSVGTEKSPGTLLFAVSGCVNTPCVKEMPFGTKMIDFINDFGGGVWKNRELKAVIPGGSSAAVLTKDEVLKATLDYESLKEFKSALGTGGMMVFDDTISMPEVLLNLLEFYTEESCGQCTPCREGCGWALRVVKKIVEGEGSLRDLDTLKDISYMLDGKTICVFAPAVKDVIMGFITKFENEFVALCKETK
- a CDS encoding NADH-quinone oxidoreductase subunit D, which gives rise to MLEKFSSKFNVLKHSTTNGLLSVQINPNDIYEAVLFVRDNIGFEILADIVCVDNLYIDKEKRFSLYYIFRKISSENLCIYIDIDINQSVKSVESIYKSANWGERECFDQFGVKFENHPNLKRILNHKDFQGYPLRKDYPITKYQVLYESDDLVGEMKNEMQRAGLASEENDEFKTKYTFLNIGPSHPATHGTIRNFVALDGEKIISCVTEIGYLHRGFEKACENHSYAQIIPYTDRLNYCSAMLNNVGYAKAVEEALGLNLPDRGIFMRVILGELARIIDHEVCLGAMFVDMGGLTNYWYLYNPRERIYNFLSKLTGARFTNSFARIGGMANDFYDGWKEELLAHLKDVEKGVDDTMVLIEKNRIFLDRVQNICKINANDALSYGFSGPNLRASGVSFDLRKDKPYYYYDSFDFSVPVGSEGDIYDRMFVRFFEMRESISIIRQAIKLIPEGKISVDDKDVFLPSKDQVYSNIESLINHFKLIFDGIKLPNGHFYSASEGANGELGFFIFSNSEPNPYRVKLRPPCFYALNAFSSMVQGSLIADSILNLGSLNIIAGELDR